One window of Cohnella hashimotonis genomic DNA carries:
- a CDS encoding NAD(P)-binding domain-containing protein, which yields MPGGGRGQLGPYRAQCRKADQDENITPRSVIDLKKIGFIGLGNMGLPMAENLIKAGYEVYGLNRSKPAEERLAASGGRTGLDRAQLAAEMDLIVTCLPMPADVEEVYLGTDGLIALGREGLILADCSTVGPALSRKIGAAAAERSIRFLDAPVSGGTTGAAAGTLSIMVGGDEETFRVAQQVLAAMGKQIDRVGPVGSGSVVKLVNQLMVGIHTQAVSEALALGRKAGLDEEQLVNVLLASFASSRILDRHYNNHIGPGRFEAGFAIKLLAKDLTLAAELAAQSGVGLSAGRRVKGLLDGAVRDGFAEQDMAAMLNYQLRRDEPGEPIKHFAVFLPMKDPELSVKHREEHLQFLAERRAEGKLHANGRFVDGAGGLVIYKARSLEEAEAWVKQDPYVVLGARGYEIHEWDIVLAEEA from the coding sequence ATGCCTGGCGGAGGCCGAGGACAACTTGGCCCGTACCGCGCGCAATGTCGCAAGGCTGATCAAGACGAAAACATAACGCCGAGGAGCGTGATCGACTTGAAAAAAATCGGATTCATCGGATTGGGGAACATGGGCTTGCCGATGGCGGAAAACCTCATCAAGGCAGGCTACGAAGTTTACGGCTTGAATCGCAGCAAGCCGGCCGAGGAACGCCTGGCCGCGTCGGGCGGTCGAACCGGCTTAGACCGCGCGCAGCTGGCGGCGGAGATGGACCTGATCGTCACCTGCCTGCCGATGCCCGCCGACGTAGAAGAGGTCTACCTCGGAACCGACGGGCTCATCGCGCTAGGCAGGGAAGGCTTGATCCTGGCCGACTGCAGCACGGTCGGCCCTGCCTTGTCGCGCAAGATCGGCGCCGCCGCGGCCGAGCGCAGCATCCGATTTCTCGACGCGCCGGTCAGCGGCGGAACGACCGGCGCCGCCGCGGGCACGCTCAGCATCATGGTCGGCGGCGACGAAGAGACATTTCGCGTTGCGCAGCAGGTGCTGGCTGCGATGGGCAAGCAGATCGACCGCGTCGGTCCCGTCGGCAGCGGCTCCGTCGTCAAGCTGGTCAATCAGCTCATGGTCGGCATTCACACGCAGGCCGTCAGCGAAGCGCTGGCGCTGGGCAGAAAAGCGGGCCTGGACGAGGAGCAGCTGGTGAACGTGCTCCTGGCCAGCTTCGCCAGCAGCCGCATCCTCGACAGGCATTACAACAACCATATCGGACCCGGGCGCTTCGAAGCCGGCTTCGCCATCAAGCTGCTCGCCAAAGATCTGACGCTCGCCGCCGAGCTCGCCGCGCAGTCCGGCGTCGGCCTGTCCGCGGGACGCCGGGTTAAAGGCCTGCTCGACGGCGCCGTGCGCGACGGCTTCGCCGAGCAGGACATGGCGGCGATGCTGAATTACCAGCTCCGGCGCGACGAACCAGGGGAGCCGATCAAGCACTTCGCCGTCTTCCTGCCGATGAAGGATCCCGAGCTCAGCGTGAAGCATCGCGAGGAGCACCTGCAATTTCTGGCGGAGCGCCGTGCCGAAGGCAAGCTTCATGCCAACGGCCGGTTCGTCGACGGCGCCGGCGGCCTCGTCATCTACAAGGCGCGTTCCCTGGAGGAAGCCGAAGCCTGGGTGAAGCAGGATCCGTATGTCGTCCTGGGCGCCCGGGGCTACGAGATCCACGAGTGGGATATCGTGCTGGCGGAAGAGGCTTAG
- a CDS encoding glycerate kinase, which yields MRFVIAPDSYKGSLSSREVGAIMAAAIRREIPQAEIDVFPMADGGEGTVEALVGACGGRSEEIVVHGPLEPGAAALIGLIEQDGEPVYVIETANICGLPMIPADRRDPYAATSRGLGEAIAHALDRGARRLIVGLGGSAVNDGGIGMLTALGVRFADRDGRLLEGKGGDLLRIAAVDWSGLDPRLAACEITAASDVTSPLTGPAGASLVFGPQKGASPAQAAELDAAMAAYAALLELPGEPSVGANRAVEASSAVEDGEIRLSGAESDKAGANGQRLSERPGAGAAGGLGFALLRLGARIESGAEVAARATGLKKRIAGAHWVLTGEGRTDAQTLSGKLPFRVAEWAAAEGVPAILVSGGLGPDIEPLYETFAAVFPIVGRPSTLDECLAEAEDNLARTARNVARLIKTKT from the coding sequence ATGCGCTTCGTAATTGCCCCGGATTCATACAAAGGCAGCCTGTCCTCGCGCGAGGTCGGCGCTATTATGGCGGCGGCGATCCGCCGTGAAATTCCGCAAGCCGAGATCGACGTCTTTCCGATGGCGGACGGCGGCGAGGGTACCGTCGAGGCGCTTGTCGGCGCCTGCGGCGGCCGCAGCGAGGAAATCGTCGTGCACGGCCCGCTGGAGCCGGGCGCCGCGGCGCTCATCGGCCTGATCGAGCAAGACGGCGAGCCGGTCTACGTCATCGAAACGGCGAACATATGCGGCCTGCCGATGATTCCCGCGGACCGCCGCGATCCGTACGCAGCGACTTCGCGCGGGCTGGGCGAAGCGATCGCGCACGCGCTGGACCGCGGCGCCCGGCGCCTGATCGTCGGACTCGGCGGCAGCGCCGTGAACGACGGCGGCATCGGCATGCTAACGGCGCTCGGCGTGCGTTTCGCGGATCGGGACGGCCGCCTGCTTGAAGGCAAAGGCGGCGATCTGCTCCGCATTGCCGCGGTCGACTGGAGCGGCCTGGATCCGCGGCTCGCGGCGTGCGAGATCACGGCGGCCAGCGACGTGACGAGTCCGCTGACGGGACCGGCGGGCGCGTCGCTCGTGTTCGGACCGCAGAAGGGCGCGTCGCCGGCGCAAGCGGCGGAGCTTGACGCGGCCATGGCCGCCTATGCGGCGCTGCTGGAGCTGCCGGGCGAGCCGAGCGTGGGCGCAAACCGGGCGGTCGAGGCAAGCTCGGCGGTCGAGGATGGCGAAATCAGGCTTAGCGGAGCCGAGTCGGATAAAGCCGGCGCGAATGGGCAGCGTCTGTCGGAGCGGCCCGGCGCAGGCGCCGCGGGCGGGCTCGGCTTCGCGCTGCTGCGGCTCGGCGCCCGGATTGAATCCGGCGCCGAGGTGGCGGCGCGAGCGACCGGGCTGAAGAAGCGAATCGCGGGCGCCCATTGGGTGCTGACCGGCGAGGGGCGCACCGACGCGCAGACGCTGAGCGGTAAGCTGCCATTCCGCGTCGCGGAATGGGCGGCGGCCGAAGGCGTCCCCGCCATCCTCGTGTCCGGCGGTCTGGGCCCGGATATCGAACCGCTCTACGAGACGTTCGCCGCCGTCTTCCCGATCGTCGGCCGGCCGTCGACGCTGGACGAATGCCTGGCGGAGGCCGAGGACAACTTGGCCCGTACCGCGCGCAATGTCGCAAGGCTGATCAAGACGAAAACATAA
- a CDS encoding Gfo/Idh/MocA family protein, whose amino-acid sequence MTEIKTDLQNATDTTGTADTTKTTGKAEATAMTDTTDKAARKFRLVQVGCGNMARRWVKYATGRPDIELAALVDIHLPAAEALAREFGLDCPCYTDLGTAIRETGADLVFDVTIPQVHKTVVTTAVELGCDVIGEKPMAVTMADAYEIEDIVRRHGRHYAVMQNRRFARQIREARGLIAQGSIGKPAHATANFFLGPHFGGFRETMDHPLLLDMAIHTFDQARYLLQSDPVSVYCHEFNPSHSWYAGNASAVCIFEMSDGSVFTYNGSWCAEGEPTSWQGDWRVVGSEGTLIWDGTNDSYCSIAEGELRPGARMHAYRQVESSAPWTGQEGHDGCFDEMLAALAEDRPAETDCSDNLKSMAMVFAAIESARSGEKVRIGPGQAYDRG is encoded by the coding sequence ATGACCGAGATCAAGACCGACTTGCAAAATGCGACCGATACGACGGGCACCGCCGACACGACGAAAACGACAGGCAAAGCCGAGGCGACCGCTATGACCGATACGACCGACAAAGCGGCCCGCAAATTCCGCCTCGTTCAAGTCGGCTGCGGCAATATGGCCCGGCGCTGGGTCAAGTATGCGACAGGCCGGCCGGACATCGAGCTCGCCGCGCTCGTCGACATCCATCTGCCCGCAGCCGAAGCGCTGGCCCGGGAATTCGGTCTCGACTGCCCCTGCTATACCGACCTCGGGACGGCGATCCGCGAGACCGGCGCCGACCTCGTGTTCGACGTCACCATCCCGCAAGTCCACAAAACCGTCGTGACGACTGCCGTTGAGCTCGGCTGCGACGTCATTGGCGAGAAGCCGATGGCCGTGACGATGGCGGACGCCTACGAGATCGAAGACATCGTGCGGCGGCACGGACGCCACTACGCCGTCATGCAGAACCGCCGCTTCGCCCGCCAGATCCGGGAGGCGCGCGGACTGATCGCGCAGGGGTCGATCGGCAAGCCGGCGCATGCGACGGCGAACTTCTTCCTCGGCCCGCATTTCGGCGGCTTCCGGGAGACGATGGACCATCCGCTGCTGTTGGACATGGCGATCCATACGTTCGATCAGGCCCGCTATTTGCTGCAGTCCGATCCCGTGTCGGTATACTGCCATGAGTTCAACCCGTCCCATTCCTGGTATGCGGGCAACGCTTCGGCCGTCTGCATTTTCGAGATGAGCGACGGCTCGGTGTTTACTTATAACGGCTCCTGGTGCGCAGAAGGCGAGCCTACCTCCTGGCAGGGCGACTGGCGCGTCGTCGGCTCCGAAGGCACATTGATCTGGGACGGTACGAACGATTCGTACTGCAGCATAGCAGAAGGCGAGTTGAGGCCGGGCGCCCGCATGCATGCGTACAGGCAGGTCGAGTCTTCCGCGCCCTGGACCGGGCAAGAGGGGCACGACGGCTGCTTCGACGAGATGCTGGCCGCGCTTGCCGAGGACCGGCCGGCCGAGACGGACTGCTCGGACAATCTGAAAAGCATGGCGATGGTATTCGCCGCGATCGAGAGCGCGCGCAGCGGGGAAAAGGTACGCATCGGTCCCGGACAGGCGTATGATAGAGGTTAG
- a CDS encoding ThuA domain-containing protein: MKDELRVLIWNEFRHEKNNEKVKAVYPDGIHRAIGEGLGHDLAIGYATLDEEEHGLSEQRLEDTDVLVWWGHKAHREVSDEIVERVHKRVLAGMGLIVLHSGHFSKIFKKLMGTTCNLKWREADEKERLWVVSPGHPIAEGIGEYIELEQEEMYGESFEIPAPDELVFVSWFEGGEVFRSGCTYTRGQGKIFYFRPGHETYPTYYNEEIRKVIRNAVHWAAPTGRPAPLFGNRKPLEPLKSRQEA; this comes from the coding sequence ATGAAGGACGAATTGCGCGTGTTAATCTGGAACGAATTCCGTCACGAGAAAAATAACGAGAAGGTGAAGGCCGTCTACCCGGACGGCATCCACCGCGCAATCGGAGAAGGACTCGGGCACGATCTGGCGATCGGATACGCGACGCTCGACGAAGAAGAGCACGGCCTCTCCGAGCAGCGGCTGGAGGATACGGACGTTCTGGTCTGGTGGGGGCACAAAGCCCATCGCGAGGTGTCCGACGAGATCGTCGAACGCGTGCATAAGCGCGTCCTCGCCGGCATGGGGCTCATCGTGCTTCATTCCGGCCACTTCTCCAAAATTTTCAAGAAGCTGATGGGCACGACCTGCAACCTCAAGTGGCGGGAAGCCGACGAGAAGGAGCGGCTGTGGGTCGTGTCGCCGGGCCATCCGATCGCCGAAGGCATCGGCGAATATATCGAGCTGGAGCAGGAAGAGATGTACGGAGAAAGCTTCGAGATCCCGGCACCCGACGAGCTCGTGTTCGTCAGCTGGTTCGAGGGGGGCGAGGTGTTCCGCAGCGGCTGCACCTATACCCGCGGTCAGGGCAAGATTTTTTATTTCCGCCCCGGGCACGAGACTTATCCGACCTATTACAACGAAGAGATCCGCAAGGTCATCCGCAACGCCGTGCACTGGGCCGCGCCGACGGGACGTCCCGCCCCGCTGTTCGGCAACCGCAAGCCGCTCGAGCCGCTGAAGTCGCGGCAGGAGGCGTAA
- a CDS encoding AraC family transcriptional regulator yields MTTLTDDLREPVREEAVVYGHPLLYMKIWEVGMNPPAPAQEAYGPWHHHKEVELLAMVEGEMGMQTQEGYMRLAPGDVALFGASQLHRTHRAGAAPVRFVVLQVDLGRHMESAALPYAYGFADGAAPLERLNGLFREKHEVRREIHDLISHMYEEYRGRERGYELALGSAIQRLLWLFVRNGDEGLLPAAAEPDLLRLRPALDYVDRHLQERITVEEVSRLLNFSYHYFIRYFRSAMGCSFVDYVNRKRIKAAERLLLTRDISIAEAALQAGVPSIAQFYKLFKRFNRCSPKEFVTRMSGRETV; encoded by the coding sequence ATGACAACATTGACGGACGATCTCCGCGAACCGGTCCGCGAGGAGGCCGTGGTCTACGGCCACCCGCTCCTGTACATGAAAATATGGGAGGTCGGCATGAACCCGCCGGCACCCGCGCAGGAGGCCTACGGGCCCTGGCATCATCATAAAGAGGTCGAGCTGCTCGCGATGGTCGAAGGCGAGATGGGGATGCAGACGCAAGAAGGCTACATGCGCCTTGCACCGGGGGACGTCGCGCTGTTCGGCGCCTCCCAGCTGCACCGCACGCATCGCGCGGGCGCTGCGCCGGTCCGCTTCGTCGTGCTGCAGGTCGACCTTGGCCGGCATATGGAGAGCGCCGCGCTGCCCTACGCGTATGGCTTCGCGGACGGCGCCGCGCCGCTCGAACGGCTGAACGGCCTGTTCCGCGAAAAGCACGAAGTCCGGCGAGAGATCCATGACTTGATCTCGCATATGTACGAGGAGTATCGGGGACGCGAGCGCGGCTACGAACTGGCGCTGGGCTCCGCGATCCAGCGGCTGCTCTGGCTGTTCGTCCGGAACGGCGACGAAGGCTTGCTTCCTGCCGCGGCGGAGCCGGATCTGCTGCGCCTGAGGCCGGCGCTGGACTACGTCGACCGGCATCTGCAGGAGCGGATTACCGTCGAAGAGGTCAGCCGGCTGCTTAATTTCAGCTATCACTACTTTATTCGCTACTTCCGTTCGGCGATGGGCTGCTCGTTCGTCGATTATGTCAACCGCAAGCGGATCAAGGCCGCGGAGCGGCTGCTGCTGACGCGGGACATCAGCATCGCGGAGGCCGCGCTTCAAGCCGGGGTGCCGAGCATCGCCCAGTTTTACAAGCTGTTCAAGCGCTTCAACCGGTGCTCGCCCAAGGAATTCGTCACCCGCATGAGCGGCCGCGAGACTGTCTGA
- a CDS encoding extracellular solute-binding protein translates to MKPTIKNAWLATVLLTAITGTAACGGNGNNSATPADNGANGATQASSQGADKTGDSGEPLSIQMFAGLYNEVPDMNDAFWTEWQKQTNTKLNVEWVPSGDLDTKLDLLLASAQLPEVLAAPDFKRPTLINAIKGGAFWDLTPFLGDFSKYPNLKNNVPENAYKYRTIDGKIYSLPGSRSQIDPGIKIRKDWLDKLNIPVPTTLDEYADALVKITKGDPDGNGRADTLGLIGGGVIISDGDASFASAFGAMEPTYNDEGGLIYTNLNPGYTDAIAYFRKMYEMGALSKEFSVMKRTQAQDLFTTGRAASYTRSIWWDKEWEDLIKKNGQPDAKILNLTLKGPKAYAVNLTLGGTGSFLISKKVPEEKVWKLLDYFEKTASTEMSDLAYYGIEGVHHTVEGGQKVLTEQGVKEVNTTSKNAGVLATQKWGKVISASGDKAYNDAKIAEVQNFGEIGSIDPFAYLISDTWNDVWAKYQNEWKSTVTQAIVGQITMDQYKQFVDKINNLPEAKKAYKEFAENFKAMNP, encoded by the coding sequence ATGAAGCCGACGATAAAAAATGCATGGCTGGCAACCGTACTTTTGACAGCGATTACAGGTACTGCGGCATGCGGGGGAAACGGCAACAATAGCGCGACTCCGGCAGACAATGGCGCAAATGGCGCGACGCAGGCGAGCTCCCAGGGAGCGGACAAGACGGGGGATAGCGGCGAGCCGCTCTCTATCCAGATGTTCGCCGGACTGTACAATGAAGTGCCAGACATGAACGACGCCTTCTGGACGGAGTGGCAGAAGCAGACGAACACCAAGCTGAACGTCGAGTGGGTGCCGTCGGGCGATCTCGACACGAAGCTGGACCTGCTGCTGGCCTCGGCGCAGCTGCCGGAGGTGCTGGCGGCGCCGGACTTCAAGCGGCCGACGCTGATCAACGCAATCAAGGGCGGCGCGTTCTGGGATCTGACGCCGTTCCTCGGAGACTTCAGCAAGTACCCGAACCTGAAGAACAACGTGCCGGAGAACGCTTATAAGTACCGGACGATCGACGGCAAGATTTATTCGCTGCCCGGCTCCCGCTCGCAGATCGACCCGGGCATCAAAATCCGCAAGGATTGGCTGGACAAGCTGAATATTCCGGTGCCGACGACGCTGGACGAGTATGCGGACGCACTGGTCAAGATAACGAAGGGCGATCCGGACGGCAACGGGCGCGCAGACACGCTCGGCCTGATCGGCGGCGGCGTCATCATCAGCGACGGCGACGCATCCTTCGCCTCGGCGTTCGGGGCGATGGAGCCGACTTACAACGACGAGGGCGGGCTCATTTACACGAACCTGAATCCGGGTTACACGGACGCCATCGCTTACTTCCGCAAAATGTACGAGATGGGCGCGCTGTCCAAGGAGTTTTCCGTCATGAAGCGCACGCAGGCCCAGGACCTGTTCACGACCGGCCGCGCCGCCTCCTATACCCGCAGCATCTGGTGGGACAAGGAATGGGAGGACCTGATCAAGAAAAACGGCCAGCCCGACGCGAAGATTCTCAACCTGACGCTCAAGGGGCCCAAAGCGTACGCGGTCAATCTGACGCTCGGCGGCACCGGCAGCTTCCTTATTTCCAAAAAGGTGCCTGAGGAAAAGGTATGGAAGCTGCTCGACTACTTCGAGAAGACGGCTTCGACGGAGATGAGCGATCTCGCCTACTACGGCATCGAAGGCGTGCACCATACGGTCGAGGGCGGCCAGAAGGTGCTGACGGAGCAGGGCGTGAAGGAAGTCAACACGACCAGTAAAAACGCGGGCGTCCTGGCCACCCAGAAGTGGGGCAAGGTCATCAGCGCGTCGGGCGACAAGGCGTACAACGACGCCAAGATCGCAGAGGTGCAGAACTTTGGCGAGATCGGGAGCATCGACCCGTTCGCCTACCTGATCTCCGACACCTGGAACGACGTCTGGGCGAAATATCAGAACGAATGGAAGTCCACGGTGACGCAGGCGATCGTCGGACAGATCACGATGGACCAGTACAAGCAGTTCGTCGACAAGATCAACAATCTGCCGGAAGCCAAAAAGGCGTATAAGGAATTCGCCGAGAACTTTAAAGCGATGAACCCGTAA
- a CDS encoding helix-turn-helix domain-containing protein: MKPLLNKVRQAAYRAFPRSNYFRRLVWLGCVSVTVPILILGLAYYRYSVNKIEEQFQADSRTSLTLLQERTENLMTDIEYQSMQLAANATIRSWLGRPGFAEQYVIQLSMLDLMTVQKNASSLVQDIVFYASASDTVLSNAYGKSTLADSPERVNIAAVLKGTRSEGWTYLPAYASNGYISYVRQLPVMRTGQPMGALIYELKAADLGRQLFQSGVPAGEESYAVVDADGTILLHSSDASLLGKRADTIELFRSVLSGSGGEGQFVMGEADGGKVLTATYKTALGRTYISMLPESAIAGQLNWMRLFVLGSVLVILIFGIVLTVASSKFAYSPIDKLILYGRQLRHGQGTAGGSNEIGYIRSSLAYLNDQAESLRAYIERIQPDLRDRFVLKLLTASAPLRPQKVEAEAQAYGMPAAGGFAVLVVRPENLFKEKRFLPSEGPVIVFAVKNVMQELLQGGPFSSGYVVGKEDKEAVAVLRWEAPVREEEAACMLDAYAGSVCEALKTHLSFTVSVGIGGVRQGLHLLAESYREAEAALQQRLFDEHRRIFRYDALPAPSGKLATFNYPKELELEITEHLLQGELSLAEASLGRFYERIRQSESYNTAMHCYHILLSSIIQSLEEMGYGVLDNLGDNLFEQLKARQTYREVQEWFVEFLFPMHRQITEESRANATRIAVQRVCAYIETHQGMPSLIECAEYVSMSPSYLSRLFKQEAGMTFIEYLMKYKVDRAKKLLEETNHSVAEIAELIGYSERNLNRAFQRHLSMSPKQYRMSLR, from the coding sequence ATGAAGCCGCTGCTGAACAAAGTCCGACAAGCCGCCTACCGGGCGTTTCCGCGATCGAATTATTTCAGAAGGCTCGTCTGGCTGGGATGCGTCTCCGTGACGGTTCCGATCCTGATCCTGGGCCTCGCTTATTACCGGTACTCCGTGAACAAGATCGAGGAGCAGTTCCAGGCGGACAGCCGCACCTCCCTGACGCTGCTTCAGGAGCGAACGGAGAACTTGATGACGGACATCGAATACCAGTCGATGCAGCTTGCCGCGAACGCCACGATCCGTTCCTGGCTGGGCAGGCCGGGCTTCGCCGAACAATACGTGATTCAATTGAGCATGCTAGACCTGATGACCGTGCAAAAAAACGCGAGCAGCCTCGTGCAGGATATCGTCTTCTACGCCAGCGCATCGGATACGGTGTTGTCCAACGCCTATGGGAAATCGACGCTCGCTGACTCGCCCGAGCGCGTTAATATAGCGGCGGTCCTGAAGGGGACGCGCAGCGAGGGCTGGACCTACCTGCCGGCGTACGCGAGCAACGGCTATATCTCGTACGTTCGCCAGCTTCCGGTCATGCGGACGGGGCAGCCGATGGGCGCGTTGATCTACGAGCTGAAGGCGGCGGATCTCGGCCGGCAGCTGTTCCAGTCGGGCGTGCCTGCGGGCGAAGAGTCTTATGCCGTTGTGGATGCGGACGGCACGATCCTGCTGCACTCCTCGGACGCGTCTCTTCTGGGCAAGCGAGCCGACACGATCGAGCTGTTCCGGAGCGTCCTGTCCGGCAGCGGCGGCGAGGGACAGTTCGTCATGGGGGAAGCGGACGGCGGGAAGGTGCTGACGGCGACGTACAAGACGGCGCTGGGGCGGACTTATATCTCAATGCTGCCGGAAAGCGCGATCGCGGGCCAGCTGAACTGGATGCGGCTGTTCGTCTTGGGCTCGGTGCTCGTCATTTTGATCTTCGGCATCGTGCTGACCGTCGCTTCGTCCAAGTTCGCCTATAGTCCGATCGACAAGCTCATCTTGTACGGCCGGCAGCTGCGGCACGGTCAGGGCACGGCGGGAGGGAGCAACGAGATTGGCTATATCCGTTCCAGTCTCGCCTACCTGAACGACCAGGCTGAGTCGCTGCGAGCGTATATCGAGCGGATCCAGCCGGATTTGCGAGACCGCTTCGTGCTCAAGCTGCTGACGGCGTCCGCGCCGCTAAGGCCGCAGAAGGTCGAGGCGGAGGCGCAGGCGTACGGGATGCCCGCGGCGGGAGGGTTCGCGGTGCTGGTCGTGCGGCCCGAGAATTTGTTCAAGGAGAAGCGGTTTTTGCCCAGCGAGGGACCGGTTATCGTTTTTGCGGTGAAAAACGTCATGCAAGAGTTGCTGCAAGGCGGTCCCTTCTCGAGCGGCTATGTGGTGGGCAAGGAAGACAAGGAGGCCGTCGCCGTGCTTCGCTGGGAAGCGCCCGTTCGCGAGGAGGAGGCCGCTTGTATGCTGGACGCCTATGCCGGCAGCGTATGCGAAGCGCTGAAGACGCATCTGTCGTTTACGGTATCGGTCGGCATCGGCGGCGTGCGCCAAGGCCTTCATCTGCTGGCTGAGTCGTACCGTGAGGCCGAAGCCGCGCTCCAGCAGCGCCTTTTCGACGAGCATCGCCGGATCTTCCGCTACGACGCGCTGCCGGCCCCTTCGGGCAAGCTGGCGACGTTTAACTATCCGAAGGAGCTGGAGCTGGAGATTACGGAGCATCTGCTTCAAGGGGAGCTCAGTCTGGCGGAGGCGTCCCTGGGACGTTTTTACGAGCGCATCCGGCAATCCGAATCGTACAATACGGCGATGCACTGCTACCACATTCTGCTGTCGTCGATCATTCAGTCGCTTGAGGAGATGGGCTACGGCGTGCTGGACAATCTCGGGGACAATCTGTTCGAGCAGCTCAAGGCGAGGCAGACGTATCGCGAGGTGCAGGAGTGGTTCGTGGAGTTTCTGTTTCCGATGCACCGGCAGATCACGGAGGAGAGCCGGGCGAACGCGACGCGGATCGCCGTGCAGCGGGTGTGCGCCTATATCGAGACGCATCAGGGCATGCCTTCGCTGATCGAATGCGCCGAATATGTGAGCATGAGCCCTTCGTACCTGAGCCGGCTGTTCAAGCAGGAGGCGGGCATGACGTTTATCGAGTACCTGATGAAGTACAAGGTCGACCGCGCGAAAAAGCTGCTGGAGGAGACGAATCACAGCGTGGCGGAGATCGCTGAGCTCATCGGCTATTCCGAGCGCAACCTGAACCGGGCGTTCCAGCGGCATCTGTCGATGTCGCCGAAGCAGTACAGGATGTCGCTGCGCTGA
- a CDS encoding carbohydrate ABC transporter permease has product MSFVSRKKMTAFDWINYALLALISLVCVFPFLYVFSVSFTDPDVYVPLRFYLFPEKWSLAAYSYILSTDSFLNALKSTVFITAVGTILNLIVTFSLAYVLTKKDVPGRGPMMGFVIFTLVFSAGIVPNYLLVQNLGLLNSYWSLIWPVLTNAWSLIIIKSFLESLPSELEDAARIDGCSDIGVFLRVVLPLSMPAVAAFTLFFAVSHWNTYFNALIYLSDAKKWTLQVLVKTLVIDSDNAGMAGAGGDERSVPQETIRMASIMLAMAPILLVYPFLQKHFAKGVMLGSVKG; this is encoded by the coding sequence ATGAGCTTCGTATCCCGCAAAAAAATGACGGCGTTCGACTGGATCAACTACGCGCTGCTCGCCCTCATTTCCCTCGTATGCGTATTTCCGTTCCTATACGTGTTCAGTGTCTCTTTTACGGACCCTGACGTGTACGTGCCGCTACGTTTCTATCTGTTCCCGGAAAAATGGTCGCTGGCCGCCTATTCCTACATTTTATCGACGGACAGCTTCCTCAATGCGTTGAAAAGCACCGTCTTCATCACCGCCGTCGGCACGATTCTGAATCTGATCGTCACCTTCTCCCTCGCCTATGTGCTGACCAAGAAGGATGTGCCAGGACGCGGCCCGATGATGGGCTTCGTCATCTTCACGCTCGTCTTCAGCGCGGGTATCGTGCCTAATTACCTGCTGGTGCAAAACCTCGGGCTGCTAAACTCTTACTGGTCGCTCATCTGGCCGGTCCTGACCAACGCTTGGAGCCTCATCATCATCAAGAGCTTCCTGGAGTCGCTGCCCTCGGAGCTGGAGGACGCCGCCCGCATCGACGGCTGCTCGGACATCGGCGTTTTCCTGCGCGTCGTCCTGCCCTTGTCCATGCCGGCGGTCGCGGCGTTCACGCTGTTCTTCGCCGTGTCCCACTGGAATACGTACTTCAACGCGCTTATCTATCTGTCCGACGCCAAGAAGTGGACGCTGCAGGTGCTGGTCAAGACACTCGTCATCGACTCGGACAACGCCGGCATGGCCGGCGCGGGAGGGGACGAGCGCTCGGTCCCTCAGGAGACGATCCGCATGGCCTCCATCATGCTGGCGATGGCGCCGATCCTGCTCGTTTACCCGTTCCTGCAAAAGCACTTCGCGAAGGGCGTCATGCTCGGCTCGGTGAAGGGATAA